The Erinaceus europaeus chromosome 4, mEriEur2.1, whole genome shotgun sequence genomic sequence tttttcccttaaaagtggggaccagggagttgaacccaggACTCTGCACACTGGAATGTGCGTGTTTAATAAGgcgtgccactgcttggccccatgcTTGTAGTTTCTAAGCATCATTTTCCTCattttcaaaaagagagagaaaaatcacagtGAATTCCCAGGGTTTGTTTCCACTGTAgctcagtacttttttttttttgcctccagggttattgctggtgctcagtgcctgcactacaaatccactgctcctggaggccattttttccccatttttgttgcccttgttgttattgctatcattgttgttggacatgacagagagaaatggagagagatggggaagacagagaaggagagagaaagacagacatctacagacctacttcaccgcttgtgaagccaatcccctacaggtggggagccgcgggctcgaaccgggatgcttacaacGGTCTCTGCGATTTGCAccctatgtgcttaacccgctgcgctaccgctcgacccccacTCAGCACTCTTATAATGGCAAAAGATACTTAATCCTGGCAGGgatatgggggttgggtggggggatgAATAAACAAGCCAGCCACTTACCTGCAAGAAGTCAGTCATGCCCTGGAGAAATGCAGGGACACCAGGCATAGCAACAGTGATGGTGGGAGAAGCCATGCCAGGCCCTCCGGTCCCTGGTCCTGCAGGCCCAAGCAGGTTCCCTAGGAGCTGAGAGAACTGAAGATCGGTGGCAGGAGGTTGGGGAGGTGGAGGCTGGGCCGGTCCCCCAGGGGCAGGACCAGCTGTGGTAGCTGTATTGGTGGTGCCAGCACTGGCTGAAGCAGTTGCAGGGGCTGGAGGTGGAGTCATTCCTGGGGTGCCCTGAGCTGTAAGGACCAAAAGAAGACAGTTGAAATCTGAATAAAAACaatagtggtctggaaggtggcacagtgggtagtgtactggattctcaactatgaggtcccaagttcaatcccctgcagcacatgtaccagagtgatgtctcgttctttctctctcttcctacctttctcatgaataaataagttctttaaaaaaaaaacaaaaactggcctgggaagtggcgcagtgataaagcatgaggttctgagttcgatccccggcagcacatgtgtcagagtaatgtttggttccttctctctcctcccatctttcttattaataaataaataaacaaaatcttaaaaaaaaaaaagaaagaaagaaagaaaaagaaaactgggcagagggtagatagcataatggttatgcaaagagactgtcatgcctgaggctccaaagtcccaggttcaatgccccacaccaccataagccagagctgaacagtgttctggtaaaaaaaaaaaaaagaaaaaagaaagaaaaaagaaaactattggcgcaaagcataaggacaggaccggcaaaaggatcccagttctagcccccaactccccacctgcaggagagttgcttcacaggcggtgaagcaggtctgcaggtgtctatctttctctccctgtcttcccctccactctccatttctctctgtcctatctaacaacgacaacatcaataataataactacaataacaataaaaaacaagggcaacaaaacagaaaataaataaatataataaaaaattaaaaagaaggactCACCTACAAGAACAGGTTGCATAAGAAGCTGCCCCACAAGACCGCTCACCATCTGGGCCAAAGAGGCATTGGTACCCAGTCCAGCTCCCTGCTAAGGGGCAAGAAGGAAAGGTTTCTAGCTCTGTTCTTTCAATGTCTCAACATAGAATTTTCTCCCCAGATTCTTCTCCCACTTTAATTCCCTTACCCTTAACTCACCAGAGATCCTGAGACTGGGGGACCCCCAGGATGGGATGGTCGAGCCTGTGGAGGGGTAGGTCGTGCAATCACTACGCGAGTTGGAGCTGTTGGAAAACCTGGCATCTGCTGTCCTGTGGGTggcagagaagagacacacagagggcTGGGAAATGGGCCCTTGCCTGCCAGTTGATAGTACCCGCCACCATGGACCATGACCCGCCTCCCAGGCCTCCCCTTCCAGGTCATTACCTGCGGCCGCGGAGGCAACAGCTGCCACCATGGCCTGATGAGTGATCTGGTGGGCGACGGCGTGCATGAACTcagggggcagggagggcagcTGGATGAGGGTGGAGCCTGGGGGGCGGGTCTGATGTAACCTTGAACCTGGACCCCCTTCAACCCACCCACTTGGCCCTACCCCTTCTCTACCAAGAGCTCAGCCTGCTCTGATGCCCTTACTCTTACCCAGGGTCTGGCCATGACCAGGGGGTCCCAGGGGGCCAGTGGGAGCACTCGGAACTCCACCAGGCTGTGTGCCAGAAtctgggcagggagacagagaaagtggcCCTGAGATAGGCAAAGCCAAGACCTAACTGTATCCCTCTGAGACCTATGTCCTTCAGATTCTCCTCCCCCACCACAAAGCATGCGTCTTTCTTGCCATTCAGACAGGGAGGAAGTGCACTTTCGCCACACGAACAAAGCTCCAAGGACAAAGCAGTCCCTCCCCACACAAGCCAACTAAAGCTTCTGCTGTTTTTTCCTCTGCTGCCACTGTCAGCCATTGTTTTccttccccacccctgctcccacacACCTTGGCACTAACCACACCTGCACTGCTCTTTTCTGTCAGTGAGCAATCCTAACTCACCTTGAATATTCATGTGCATCATGACCACAGGTTCCACACTCTGGTGGGAAATTCGGATGACCCTTGGGTGGCTGGcagttgggggtggggctggaccAGGTGGGGGGACCCCCTCAGTTGAGGACTCAACAGTAGTGGAAGAAGGAGCCAGTGATGAGGCTTGCCCAGGACCTGGGGGAGGTGCCTCTGCAGTGGAAGTTGGGGGGGCCCGGGTTCCATTCCCTGTCATGGTCACAGTGGTCCCCacatttatctggaaaaaaacagATAAGGTAAAAGTGAGAAAAACACAAGAATCCAACCCAGAGTACCACTTagtatattcctttttaaaaaaattctctcatTAATGACAGAATAAGCGGATCACTCCAGCATCTGTGCTGTCAGGGATAACACTCAAGACCCAACATttccaagtcctgtgctccaccaccaccttaccacctccccagctgctTGATACATTTTCCAAAGCCTCCCCACAACCTTTACCACTATTTCCCCAAAGTCTTCCCCATTCTATCCTCCTTCAAACCAGATAACTACTTGGGATTATTCCACAAACAGCCCCTGATCCTCCCTACCCACCTGGATGGGAATGGCTGCCTGCTGGAGCACCATGGGGGTGGTGTAGTGAGACATGGGTCGGACCACATGTAAATGTCGTGGGGGAGCACAAGCCAGATTGCAGCGCAGGTCAGACAGTGCAACAAAGGTATTGCCCAGCAGTCGAAGGCTCTCCCCAACCAAGCTGATCAAGCGCTGGTCCTCTTCGCGGCTTTCTTGCTATACCCAAGACCAAAtgaagaaaggtaaaaaaaaaaaaatggccagagcAGTCCCAAAAAGTAATACCTTTTGAGAAATACCTCTTACTATAAACATTCAGCAATATCCTGAGGTTAGAcctaatctttaaaaatagattcTACTGGGCAGAGggcggagagtagatagcataatggttatgcaaacagactctcatgcctgaggctccaaagtccctggttcaatcccctacaccactgtaacaccataagccagagttgaacagtgctctggttaaaaaaaaaaaaaaaaaaaggttctaccatatataggtttttgttttttaccacagcacgGCTCAACTGTGGCTTAGGGTGCTGTaagagatagaacctgggactttggaccctcaggcatgagagtctctttgcataaccattatgctatcctctaCTCTGCAGTTTCCTGTTCAAAGCAGACCCTACAGTGAACCAGTAGGTCAACTCCTAATGAATTATTTCACTTTCTAAACAACTCACTTAATGGACTTAAAAGTGCAATGTCAGTAGAGAACACAAAGATTTATCACTTTCCCTATAAGGGAGAAAAAGGTCATTAAGaagtccaggaaaaaaaaaaatgactatgcTATAGATAACATCTGaagggcttggggggggggggtgcaaggGTCATATGTATTTTAGCCtatgtgggaggtgggggtgagggcgctcacattgttgttgtagtcagtGGTAGCAGCAGCACCCAAAACTTCATAGTAGCGCTGTAGGAAGGGCTGGAGGCGATTCTCAAGTCGTTGTAGTTCCTGAAGCACCTCTACATACTCTGCAGGGGAAGGATGGCTGTGGACAAGCCCAAGAGGTAGTGAATTAAGGTTTTCCTCAGATTTCCTACATCCTAGCAAGAAAGTACCAAGTttgctttatctctctcctaGCCTCTcagatgttttatatatatattataccctCCCTACCACACAATCCTATAATTCTGTACCTAAGGGGGGGGGGTACTTAGAGAAAAGCTTcagggtggtctgggaagtggtgcagtagagaCACTGTACTCTCAGGCACAAGGTCCCGAGTTCGGtacctggaagcacatgtaccagagtgatgtctgattctttctcttctcctcctgtctttcttattaataagtaaaatcttaaaaaaaaaaaaaaaaaaaccttcaggaagCACTAAATTTCCCTACCCCAGGCTCAGTTGATGACTAACCTCATTTCTCTTAATTCAGAGCCAGTAAGACCTCAAAACAATTCCTCTCCCACCATCTTTCCTGGTTCCCATACTCCATTGAGGATTCACAATCACTCTCCCTGAAGGTTCCCTTCATCTCTCACTTGGGTGCATTTGTCTCTGGGGCAGTTGTTGGGCCTGCTGGCGCTGGACCAGGAGGAGTGAACTCGGGGTTCTGAGCTGGAGCACGTTCCTCCACATCTTCTGCCTCCATAGGCTCCCGGGGAGGCACTTCACTTTCGACTGGTTCTGATGTTTGAGAGCTCAGGGCTACTGGCTCTGGGGCCACAGTTGGGGTTTGTGCAGATGGTTGACCATGTTGTACTTGGGTCCCCCCTCGACACTAAaagtggaaagaaagacaggatacCAAAGGCAACATGAGACTGCTGCAAAGCATTACTCAGATCAAAGGAGGAAGACCAAGTGAAAATTGAGCAGAGAAAATGTGCTAACTAGGCTCCCTCAAAGGCATGGTTCTACAATCATATCTTTGACTTCCTAGCAACCAATATTAAGAAAATGTAAATTAGATTTGTAATAAATATCTATAATACTTCTAAGTAAACTGATAAAAAGGAgattatggtggtctgggaggtggcgcagtaggtaaagctttgaactcttaagcatgaggtcccgagttcaatccccagcagcacatgtaccagagtgatgtctggttctctctctcctatcatctcatgaataaataaataaaatcttaaaaaaaaaaaaggagattgtGGTTTCCTAACCTCCATAAGAAACATtcataggggggtcgggcggtggcgcaaagcgtagggaatggcttaaggatcccagttggagccccaggctccccacctgagaggagtcacttcacaggcggtgaagcaggtctgcaggtgtctatcattctctccccctctctgtcttctcctcctctctccatttctctctgtcctatccaacaacgaacaatatcgacaatggcaataataataaccacaacgaggctacaacaacaagggcaacaaaaagggggaaaaaaatggcctccaggagcagtggattcatggtgcaggcaccgagcccagcaataaccctggagaggaaaaaaaaaaaaaaagaaacactcatAAGCTGCAGCTGCACAACAATGAGTAAAATTAGGACATAACAGAATCAAATATGATGATTAAAGAGTTTAAAAGTAGaatattcatctttttaaaaaatgtcatttgggggtcgggcggtggcgcagtgggttaagcgcacgtggcgcaaagcgcagggaccggtgtaaggatcccggttcgagcccccggctccccacctgcaggggagtcacttcacaggcggtgaagcaggtctgcaggtgtctttctctccccctctctttctgtcttcccctcctttctccatttctctctgtcctatccaacaacaaagcaacgtcaacgatggcaataataaccgcaacgaggctgcaacaactagggcaacaaaaagggggaaaaatggcctccaggagcagtggattcatggtgcaggcaccgagccaagcaataaccccggaggaaaaaaaaaaagtcatttaagaGTTATCTGATTAGTCTGAAACAAACTTCCCAGATATTAGGAACTAGGTGAACTAACAGGACAAGATGGCCTTACAAAGTTACTTTTTCTGTTCAAAAGAACAAAGACTGCAAAGAGACCAACCAGATTAGGAGAGCAGAATGCAGTGGATGTGGCCAGTCATGTCCTCACTCCCACGACTAAGGGAAGACAAGTacaaagagagacaaacagaaatatcCCAGCCACCCTGCCCACTTACTTCCATCCGGGATAGTAAAGTCTGTATATCCCTGATCATGTGCTGAGCCATCACCAGCCTTACTCGGGGTTCACTCTACAATAAGAAGGGAAGAACAAAGTGGGTTTGAAAAGAAGTCACAAACTTCACCACCTACTAAAATCAGTTGTCACCTCTTCAGTCAGGTCCACCATCACCCACCTCACGGCCTCCTTCTCCCAGATCCCCTTCCCTGACCCTCCCAGGCCCTATGATACCTGAATTGGGGCCTGTTCCATGTTGATGTGAACATCCACAGCAGAGCCGTCACTCTGGGGAAAGGGTAAGGGAAGTTGTTCTGGGAGAAGCCAAATTCTACGACCCCCATGCATCTAACTCATTCTCtgcaacccaagtccttgtgtccTCAAAGACTAAACTCATTGTCAGACTACAAAGCCTTCCAAACAAATTCTAAAGACTCAGAGATATGTCTAATGAGCTTCCCGCTACTACCACAACCAAAACAAAGCTTCCCCACAACCCTCCTGCCACATGGAACACAAGCTTACAGGAAGATTGAAGGTCCCAACCATGACATAGCTGTTGGCATTCCGGTCATGAACAGAGGCCCCAGGTCCCCGAGTACCAGATGGGGGTCCTCCACCATGGGTGGCTGAGGCAGACCCTGTCCCAGAAGATGCCCCAGAAGGGAGTTGAGTCTGAGGAGGAGCCCGTTCCACCAGATGGATAACCTTTCCCCcaacatctgcaggggggaaaaaagataaacaccaaTACAACGTATCAAGTATATCTGCACACTCAGGACTGTACCCACACCTCAGAACTGCTTCCCATGCACCCTTACTGTATTCCTGGAGCTTCTTATCATCCTGCAAAACTCGTCCCTGATAGATGAGTCTTTGTTTCTCAGAGGGGATGCTGACAGAAGCAGCAATATGTTCCTTAAACTCCTTTACATTCATCTGCcaaggaaaaaagttaaaaatgagaATCACGGAagcaagagaaaagacagaagaggGACTGTTGTCTTTTCTCAAATTCATAAGGACAAACATACCCCAACACAAAATCACTACTTATCTGCATAAAGACCTGAACTCAAACAATACCTATCAAAATGCAGACAATAAACACAAAAAAGCTGAAGTTACAGGCTTAGAAAAAATTTCATACATGGCTAAAAAACATAAAAGTCAATTGACATTCACATCTTTCTAGCCTCCACCTAGCTACCAAGGGAATGTGTCCTTAAAAAAAGTGACCCTTTCCCAAACACAAAATGATCCAACTTTGtaatctcaaaaataaaagtagtagggcgggggagatagcataatggttatgcaaacagactctcatgcctgaggctcctaagtcccaggttcagtcccccgcaccaccacaagccagagctgagcagtgctctggtgtttctctctgtgtttttctctgcacctctctcaaaaataaaatattttttaaaaaatatataaaagtagtgaaaaagattaaagaaacagggtgggtgggggtagataacacagttgttatacaaagagactgtcatgcctgaggctccgaaattccaggttcaatcccccataccaccataaaccagagctgagcagtgctttggtgtttctgtgtctttctttctctgcatctctctcaaaaataaataaaatactttaaaaaaaaaaaaaagaaagaaagaaaaaaagggggtaagAACATTAAGACCCAACTGAAAGAGAAAACAGCAACAACCAAAATCatttctttttggcctccagggctactgctggggcttggtgcctgcactacaaatccactgctcctggaggccattttttccattttgttgtccttgttgcttgttgttgttgtcatgtcgttgttggataggacagagagaaatggagagaggtggggaagacagagagggggcgagatagacacctgcttcaccacttgtgaagtgactcccctgcaggtggggagtgcgtggctccaactaggatccttattctgatccttgtgctttgcaccatgtgtgcttaacccactatgctagtgccccgcccccccccaataATATTTTTAACCCAAACTAGACAACTAATTCTTAGGAAAAGTGGTGGATTATCTTTGTATATCTAGTCACAAAAacctatggttttcttaaatcCATATATCACTagaaagatagctcatttggatagtacaACTGTTTTCTGCCATGCACAAATCCTAGGTCTGAACCTGGCCCCCATTGCACAGGAGGAAGATCTGGCGTTGTGGTGTCTATtcatctttccatctgaaaaggtcaacttggagcagtgaagtcctagtgACAATACCCCCCGCCCCAGTACCCCCCTCATGGGGGAAAAACTGAAGCTGGGTAGATGGCTCAACTAGTAGAGCatggaacttgcatgcctgaggctcctgataCAATATATAGTTCCCTAAAAcctcatgtatcagagtgatgctctggcttctcttgatCTCACTCTGTGTTTCACGGTTAACAGTCTCTCATAtgtataaagataaaataaatcgggagtagggcagtagcgcagcaggttaagcagaggtggcataaagcccccggctccccacctgcagggggggttgcttcacaggtggtgaagaaggtcttcaggtgtctttctctccccctctctgtcttcccctcctttctccatctctctgtcctatccaacaacgatcgacatcagtaacaacagtagtaactacaataataaaacaagggcaagaaaagagaataaatctttaaagagcaagggaaataccataatggttatgaaaaaagatgcTTGAGGCACTAAAAGtctctcaatccccagcaccaccacaagccagagctgagtactgctctggagaaaacacacacacacaacaaaaataattaactagtagtaagtaaataaaaccatatAATATCATATTTTGAAGACCAAGGAAGAAACTCctcagttttcaaaaaaaaaaaaaaagtattagtgggagagaggtgggagaaaaAAACACACCATCACTCTTGCTTACAGGCAAtgctcaggaccccatgctttcgGTCTAACAgtttatccactgagtcacctctggGTCACAATCCTTATAGTTTTTTCTCAAAGTATAACAGGAATAATGAcataaatgagggagtcgggtggtagtgcagcaggttaagtgcagtgggttaagtgcaggtggcacaaagcccaaggacaggtgtaaggatcccggctccaggccccgggtccccacctgcaggggagtcacttcacaagtggtgaagcaagtctgcaggtgtctatcttttcctccccctgtcttccccttctccatttctctctgtcttatccaacaacaatgacatcactaacaacaattaactacaacaattttaaaaaaatgacataaatgaGTCTACAACATGAAGTTCAAAAGAGTTTAATTAAGTCACTATCAACAAAGATGAAATACCTTATCAAGTGGAAATGCACCCACATAATAACAAAAATGCTATATATCAATactatggggtgggggtagacagaataatttttttttaatacttatttattagattgaaacagccagaaatcaagatggatggctttcccccttgcaggtgaggactgagggcccaaaccattgtaacatgagcaatccggccaggtatgccaccacctgacccctagatagtataatggttatgttaacagactctcatgcctgaggcttccaggtcccaagttcaatcccctgcaccatcatatgccagagctgagcactgctctggtataaacaaacaaaaactatgtgTTTACactgctgtttttgttttgccatgtgtgcaacccaagttcaatccccagtaacaccagagcaaaacagtgctctggttaaaaacaacaacaataaaaaacactgtCTATGAGAAGATAGGGTAATTCAGTAGTTCCTAACATGCAAGTAGAATCAAATTCAAGGTGCTACCTACCTATGAGACCCAAACCAATCTAGATGTAAGAAAAGGCAAAtaatgagacaaaaaaaaaaagcaaacaggtgggtggggagaatacaggtccatgaaggatgataaatgacatagtgggggttgtattgttaaatgggaaactggggaatgttatgcatgtacaaactattgtatttactgttgaatgtaaaacaattccccaataaagaaagaaatttaaaaaaaaaaaaaaacagaaaacctcaagttgtgtgtgtgttttttgttattatcattattattattttatggtggtgctggggcctgaatCTAAGGTCTTTGATGCCAccggcataaaagtcttttttcataatcattgttATTTTCCCCAGCCCCTTCATAATTTTTGtataggggaaagggagataataATGCAGCACTGACGAGCTGGACTTACATCTGAGATGTCCCAGATTAAATCCCTCCTGGCACAATCAATAGCCAGGCCTAGGCAGTGATCTAGTTCAAGAAAACTAAGTAATAAGCAAAACAGACTGGGAAGTAGTACCATACTTGCAGTACTGAGGTGCTTAGTTTGCTTCCCAGTAGTGCATATGTgaaagtgaagctctggttctctctcattaataattatgtttttttaagttttttttgtgtaggtaaacatctttttttttttggctctagtTTTTAATCTTCCTTTCAGCAATGAGATGGTGAAATACAGATGAAGGAAAAGCACAGAGCTCTTGCAAGACTCAGCACAATCAAAATAtaagttttaattaattttcataaGGCTGACCCAAAACCTCTCCAAATCCATCATCTTGCTGCCCAATTTTATTTCAAATCAGACACATTTGTAATTCCAATCATCATTCTATTAGAACTCTATCTGCATTATGGGCTCTGACTTCTAGTGTTTAAAAGCACAACATACAGCACCCACTAGAAATACACTTCAGAGGTTTAGaagttataaatataaaattgccTTTTGCAATAAAAACACAGCTTAGATAAacctagtcatttttttttaattctaacacATTTGAATTTGGAGTCTGTGTGTTGTTTCCCTTCCCAAACACAGGAGTCATTTCTGTCCCTACTAGCTGGTCATAATGGCATACAGATTCCTCCTCCTTCCTATTTCCCTGAGTTTTTCTGCGGTAAAGAAAAGCAGTACAAAGTCGACCTCACTTAACAGGAATCATACCATCTTACCTAACAAGAAACCTCATTAAATGTTCTATCCTGAATATGAACAAGTCAATAAAAGAACAGAGGAGCAGAAAACCAAGCTTCTCTGGCTACGAGAGGAAAAGTTAATAAAGTATTGGGTTCTCACCTGGGCCCCCACAATAAATGTCCGAGTTTGTGAGTCCAGGGTCTTCACCAACACTTCCAGGCTGTCAGGCTCCTCCATAGCGGTACTGCTACTATCACTGGGCTCCATGGCCGACAGCGCtctaaagaagaaggagggaggccGCTGTCGCCCAGATTTCATATACCCGGAAACCTCCGGGCTTGAGTCTCCGCCCCAATACCTAAAGAgtttctcccacacacacacacactcacgcccGCCCCCATCCCCCTTTCCGATTCCggggcacagagagaaacacaaaggGCAAGGAGCTCGAAGGCACAGGGACTGGAGGacggggaggtgggaggggttcCACCATGCCAATCACAGTAAGGGAGGAGGGCCAGTCGGGCTAGGAAACTGGGAAGGGAAGAAGCAGGAGACCACTAGCATCACCGGTCGCATAGAACGAGCGACCGGCCCCAGAAATCCGCAAACCCTGGAAAAACGCCAGAGTAAGGGTCGCGCCAGACTCTGCGGAGAGTGGTTTCGCGCACGCGCGCCACGCCACGCCCATCCAACCCTCCTAAGTCACGGCTGACCCGAGATGACGGTCACTCACTGAGGGTCAGACCCGCTAGCTGACTGCCCCACTTCCTCCTTTCCTCGTTGCTCCAGCACGGCGGCGCAACCAACACATCAAACACaggcgcgcgcgcacgcgcggaCACACACACGAGCGAGCGcgcgcacacacaaacacacacacactccccaccacTCAGCTGCTCCGCCCCGTCTTCCCCACGGTACCGTCACTTCCGGTCTCCCCCAACCTACCACCGATGGCCACTTCCGTTTCCCCGGTTGTATTTGGGGATTGCGAGGCGGTACTTCCGGATCCCCCCCAGGTCCCCAAGCTTTACTTTCGTGGGGAACGACGAGAAAGCTTGCAGCCCCAGTGATTTTCTGGGGGTGAAACAGGCCGGGGTCGGCCTAGATGGGAGGGAGCCGAGCACCCCGAACAGCCGCCACCGCCGTCGCCCGGGGGACCGTACTGCGCCTGCGTACTTCGCATTACGCATGCGTAGACACTTAAGCACCGCCCACGTCCGCTGGCATTTCTGAGTCCCCTGGAGCGCGCGCTTAAGCAATA encodes the following:
- the BAG6 gene encoding large proline-rich protein BAG6 isoform X8: MEPSDSSSTAMEEPDSLEVLVKTLDSQTRTFIVGAQMNVKEFKEHIAASVSIPSEKQRLIYQGRVLQDDKKLQEYNVGGKVIHLVERAPPQTQLPSGASSGTGSASATHGGGPPSGTRGPGASVHDRNANSYVMVGTFNLPSDGSAVDVHINMEQAPIQSEPRVRLVMAQHMIRDIQTLLSRMECRGGTQVQHGQPSAQTPTVAPEPVALSSQTSEPVESEVPPREPMEAEDVEERAPAQNPEFTPPGPAPAGPTTAPETNAPNHPSPAEYVEVLQELQRLENRLQPFLQRYYEVLGAAATTDYNNNQESREEDQRLISLVGESLRLLGNTFVALSDLRCNLACAPPRHLHVVRPMSHYTTPMVLQQAAIPIQINVGTTVTMTGNGTRAPPTSTAEAPPPGPGQASSLAPSSTTVESSTEGVPPPGPAPPPTASHPRVIRISHQSVEPVVMMHMNIQDSGTQPGGVPSAPTGPLGPPGHGQTLGQQMPGFPTAPTRVVIARPTPPQARPSHPGGPPVSGSLGAGLGTNASLAQMVSGLVGQLLMQPVLVAQGTPGMTPPPAPATASASAGTTNTATTAGPAPGGPAQPPPPQPPATDLQFSQLLGNLLGPAGPGTGGPGMASPTITVAMPGVPAFLQGMTDFLQATQTTPPPPPPPPPPPPAPEQQTTPAPGSPSSGTGSPGGLGPESLPLEFYTSVVQGVLSSLLGSLGARAGSSESIAAFIQRLSGSSNIFEPGADGALGFFGALLSLLCQNFSMVDVVMLLHGHFQPLQRLQPQLQSFFHQHYLGGQEPTPGNIRTATHTLITGLEEYVRESFSLVQVQPGVDIIRTNLEFLQEQFNSIAAHVLHCTDSGFGARLLELCNQGLFECLALNLHCLGGQQMELASVISGRIRRMSRGVNPSLVSWLTTMMGLRLQVVLEHMPVGPDAILRYVRRVGDPPQPLPEEPMEIQGSERTSPEPQRENASPAPGTTAEEAMSRGPPPAPEGVSRDEQDGASAETEPWAAAVPPEWVPIIQQDIQSQRKVKPQPPLSDAYLSGMPAKRRKLRADIQKRLQEDPNYSPQRFPNAHRAFADDP
- the BAG6 gene encoding large proline-rich protein BAG6 isoform X4, whose product is MEPSDSSSTAMEEPDSLEVLVKTLDSQTRTFIVGAQMNVKEFKEHIAASVSIPSEKQRLIYQGRVLQDDKKLQEYNVGGKVIHLVERAPPQTQLPSGASSGTGSASATHGGGPPSGTRGPGASVHDRNANSYVMVGTFNLPSDGSAVDVHINMEQAPIQSEPRVRLVMAQHMIRDIQTLLSRMECRGGTQVQHGQPSAQTPTVAPEPVALSSQTSEPVESEVPPREPMEAEDVEERAPAQNPEFTPPGPAPAGPTTAPETNAPNHPSPAEYVEVLQELQRLENRLQPFLQRYYEVLGAAATTDYNNNQESREEDQRLISLVGESLRLLGNTFVALSDLRCNLACAPPRHLHVVRPMSHYTTPMVLQQAAIPIQINVGTTVTMTGNGTRAPPTSTAEAPPPGPGQASSLAPSSTTVESSTEGVPPPGPAPPPTASHPRVIRISHQSVEPVVMMHMNIQDSGTQPGGVPSAPTGPLGPPGHGQTLGQQMPGFPTAPTRVVIARPTPPQARPSHPGGPPVSGSLGAGLGTNASLAQMVSGLVGQLLMQPVLVAQGTPGMTPPPAPATASASAGTTNTATTAGPAPGGPAQPPPPQPPATDLQFSQLLGNLLGPAGPGTGGPGMASPTITVAMPGVPAFLQGMTDFLQATQTTPPPPPPPPPPPPAPEQQTTPAPGSPSSGTGSPGGLGPESLPLEFYTSVVQGVLSSLLGSLGARAGSSESIAAFIQRLSGSSNIFEPGADGALGFFGALLSLLCQNFSMVDVVMLLHGHFQPLQRLQPQLQSFFHQHYLGGQEPTPGNIRTATHTLITGLEEYVRESFSLVQVQPGVDIIRTNLEFLQEQFNSIAAHVLHCTDSGFGARLLELCNQGLFECLALNLHCLGGQQMELASVISGRIRRMSRGVNPSLVSWLTTMMGLRLQVVLEHMPVGPDAILRYVRRVGDPPQPLPEEPMEIQGSERTSPEPQRENASPAPGTTAEEAMSRGPPPAPEGVSRDEQDGASAETEPWAAAVPPEWVPIIQQDIQSQRKVKPQPPLSDAYLSGMPAKRRKTMQGEGPQLLLSEAVSRAAKAAGARPLTSPESLSRDLEAPEVQESYRQQLRADIQKRLQEDPNYSPQRFPNAHRAFADDP